The Lagopus muta isolate bLagMut1 chromosome 8, bLagMut1 primary, whole genome shotgun sequence genome contains a region encoding:
- the ALS2 gene encoding alsin isoform X1 — MASQERSSEEAEGAKERGLVYTWRAGSCSITPERLPGLCGKTVLQAALGTNHGLLLTEGGEVYSFGKLPWRSGPEEFCANSPILENTLLGQHVITVAAGSFHNGAVTEGGVVYMWGNNSSGQCAVANQPYVPEPQPISISDSETSPLLSVRILQLACGEEHTLALSLSREIWAWGSGCQLGLITTTFPVTKPQKVEHLAGRVVLQIACGAYHSLALVQCLPVQEMKPIPERCNHCSQLLITMTDKEDHVIISDSHCCPLGVALADKQPENHAFCSSLENLEGKSVTGSESEDCKKPLVEEHALVALESDRASLLSSNNGQEDSGISSPGNILCADKKEVKEYLISLSDHTLNESLEKSICTGSEQPSQGEQIGACIPGPPGTSASALNSLVASCASAVGVRVAATYEAGALSLKKVMNFYGTPSNEPSPQPGSGSTGPEALKDSREEQVKLESMQGKKSSSLVDIREEESEGGSRRLSLPGLLSQVSPRLLRKVGRAKMRTVALTPTYSGEADALLPSLRTEVWSWGRGKDGQLGHGDVLPRLQPLCVKSLDGKEVIHISAGGHHSLALTAKSQVYSWGSNIFGQLGHTNSPTTVPRLAKVCGNGVWSTAAGSDYSLFLADEEDFQPGLYYCGQETTTDSLSESNCSKSPVLLLSCSKIGYISNVIAGGDNCLVLVDKNIMGYIASLHELASTERRFYFRLSEIKSQVLRPLLGLDNLGSANTIQLLQEMASRFSKLCYLIGQHGASLSSFLHGVKEARSLAILKHSSLFLDSYTEYCTSITNFLVMGGFMLLAKPAIDFLSKSQELLQKLSEYNEENLQLVDVLNALFFMPFGRLHDYARTLLKLATCFEVASPEYQKLQDSSSCYESLAVHLGRKRKEAEYTLSFWKTFPGKMTDSLRKPDRRLICESSNRGLSLQHAGRFSVNWFILFNDALVHAQFSTHHIFALSTLWVEALSEEAGNVNGLKITTPEEQFVLLSSTPQEKTKWLRAISQAVDQALKGTSDIILYGAGGNVPRQEPPISRSAKYVFYKDPRFKDAVYDGRWLSGKPHGRGILKWADGRMYSGTFRTGLEDGYGEYRVPNKALNKDDHYVGYWKEGKMCGHGVYSYATGEVYEGCFQDNMRHGHGLLRSGKLTSSSPSMFIGQWTMDKKSGYGVFDDITRGEKYMGMWQDDLCQGNGVVVTQFGLYYEGAFSTNKMMGTGILLSEDDTVYEGEFSDNWTLSGKLNFCCLFFKGTLTLPNGDYIEGLFSGEWGSGIKITGTYFKPSLYESEKDKPKALLTDCFIRRKLGILAVPPDEKWKAVFEECWNQLGCESPGQGDRWKAWDNIAVALTTNRRQHKDSPELLSRSHTQTLESLEFIPQHIGAFTLEKYENIKKYLIKACDTPLHPLGKLVETLVAVYRMTYVGVGANRRLLQEAVREIKSYLKRIFQLVRFLFPDLPEEGSTIPFQPTEVKGRRSFCSGKSDSRSESPEPGYVVTSFGLLLPVLLPRLYPPLFMLYALDNEREEDVYWECVLRLNKQTDMALLSFLGVQVKFWPATVSILGESRKVSSNTKDACFASAVECLQQISTTFTPADKLKVIQQTFEEISQNVLESLQEDFLWSMDDLFPVFLYVVLRARIRNLGSEVHLIEDLMDPYLQHGEQGIMFTTLKACYYQIQHEKLT, encoded by the exons CTcagaagaggcagaaggagCCAAAGAGAGAGGCCTGGTCTATACCTGGAGGGCTGGTTCCTGCTCTATAACTCCAGAAAGGCTTCCAGGCCTCTGTGGAAAGACTGTACTGCAGGCAGCCCTTGGTACAAATCACGGCTTACTTCTAACAGAAG gTGGTGAGGTCTACAGTTTTGGAAAACTGCCCTGGAGATCAGGACCAGAGGAGTTCTGTGCTAATAGTCCCATTTTAGAAAATACCTTGCTTGGGCAGCATGTTATTACAGTGGCAGCTGGCAGCTTCCATAATGGAGCTGTGACAGAAGGTGGTGTGGTGTACATGTGGGGGAACAATTCTTCTGGACAGTGTGCAGTTGCTAATCAACCATATGTGCCAGAACCACAGCCTATCAGTATTTCTGATTCTGAAACCAGTCCTCTGCTATCAGTAAGGATTTTGCAGCTAGCGTGTGGAGAAGAACACACGCTGGCACTATCGCTAAGCAGAGAGATATGGGCTTGGGGGAGTGGCTGCCAGCTGGGCCTTATAACAACAACTTTCCCAGTGACAAAGCCACAGAAGGTAGAGCACCTGGCAGGACGTGTTGTGCTCCAGATTGCTTGTGGAGCCTACCACAGCCTGGCTCTGGTACAATGTCTCCCTGTGCAGGAGATGAAGCCTATTCCAGAGAGGTGCAATCATTGCAGTCAACTCCTCATTACCATGACAGACAAGGAAGATCATGTAATCATTTCTGATAGTCACTGTTGCCCACTGGGTGTAGCATTGGCTGATAAACAACCAGAAAACCATGCCTTCTGTTCTTCGTTGGAAAACCTGGAAGGAAAAAGTGTAACAGGCAGTGAGAGTGAAGACTGTAAGAAGCCTCTTGTGGAAGAGCATGCGCTCGTTGCTTTAGAGTCTGATAGAGCAAGTTTACTTTCCAGCAATAATGGACAAGAAGACAGTGGAATTTCTAGCCCTGGAAATATTCTGTGTGCTGacaaaaaagaagtgaaagagtACTTAATCAGTTTATCTGATCACACGTTAAATGAGAGCCTGGAGAAAAGTATCTGCACAGGATCTGAGCAG cctTCTCAAGGAGAACAAATTGGTGCTTGTATCCCTGGTCCTCCAGGTACAAGTGCATCTGCCTTAAACAGCCTGGTGGCCTCTTGTGCATCAGCAGTCGGTGTGAGAGTAGCTGCTACATATGAGGCTGGAGCGTTGTCTCTGAAGAAAGTAATGAACTTCTATGGTACACCTTCAAATGAACCAAGCCCTCAGCCTGGCAGTGGTTCCACAGGGCCTGAAGCTCTGAAAGACAGTCGAGAAGAGCAGGTCAAACTGGAATCAATGCAGGGGAAGAAGAGTTCCAGTTTAGTAGATATTAGAGAGGAGGAATCAGAAGGAGGAAGTAGAAGACTTTCCCTGCCTGGCCTGTTATcacaag tttctcctAGGCTCTTACGGAAGGTAGGACGGGCAAAAATGAGGACTGTAGCTCTCACTCCAACCTACAGTGGTGAGGCAGATGCTCTTTTACCGTCTCTAAGAACAGAGGTATGGAgctggggaagggggaaggatgGACAGCTAGGACATGGTGATGTTCTACCAAG GCTTCAGCCACTGTGTGTGAAAAGTTTAGATGGTAAAGAAGTGATTCACATCTCTGCTGGCGGTCATCATTCCTTAGCACTCACTGCCAAATCCCAG GTGTATTCATGGGGTAGTAACATTTTTGGTCAGCTTGGTCATACGAACTCCCCAACAACAGTCCCTCGACTTGCAaag GTGTGTGGTAATGGTGTTTGGAGTACAGCAGCAGGATCAGATTATTCTCTCTTCTTAGCAGATGAGGAAGACTTCCAACCTGGATTATATTATTGTGGTCAAGAGACAACAACAGATAGTTTGAGTGAAAGTAATTGTAGTAAGAGTCCAGTTTTGTTACTATCCTGTAGTAAG ataGGATATATAAGCAATGTGATAGCTGGTGGAGACAACTGTTTGGTCCTGGTAGACAAAAACATAATGGGGTATATTGCCAGTTTGCATGAGTTGGCTTCTACTGAGAGAAGGTTTTATTTCAGACTGAGTGAGATCAAATCTCAGGTTCTTAGACCTCTTCTAGGTTTAG ATAATTTGGGCAGTGCAAATACGATCCAGTTGTTGCAAGAAATGGCAAGCAGGTTCAGCAAGCTATGCTATCTCATTGGTCAACATGGGGCTTCCTTAAGTAGCTTCCTTCATGGAGTTAAAGAAGCCAGGAGTTTGGCCATCCTGAAGCATTCCAGTCTCTTTTTGGATAGTTACACTGA GTACTGTACTTCAATAACAAATTTCCTTGTAATGGGAGGATTTATGCTTCTCGCAAAGCCTGCAAT AGACTTCTTGAGTAAAAGTCAGGAGCTGTTACAGAAATTGTCTGAGTACAATGAGGAAAACCTGCAGCTAGTGGATGTTCTAAATGCTCTGTTTTTCATGCCGTTTGGACGACTTCATGATTATGCCAGAACCTTGCTAAAGCTTGCCACGTGTTTTGAAGTG GCATCTCCAGAATACCAGAAGCTACAAGATTCTAGCTCTTGTTATGAGAGCCTTGCTGTCCATCTtggcagaaaaaggaaagaagcgGAGTACACACTTAGCTTCTGGAAGACGTTTCCTGGGAAAATGACG GATTCTTTGCGGAAGCCAGACCGTCGTTTAATCTGTGAAAGCAGCAACAGGGGGTTGTCCCTACAGCATGCTGGAAGATTCTCTGTGAACTGGTTTATCCTCTTTAATGATGCTCTGGTGCACGCTCAG ttttcaaCACACCATATTTTTGCCTTGTCCACACTGTGGGTAGAAGCTCTTTCAGAAGAAGCTGGTAATGT GAATGGATTGAAGATTACAACACCAGAAGAAcagtttgttctgctttcttcaaCACCACAGGAAAAG ACTAAGTGGCTGAGGGCAATAAGTCAAGCAGTGGATCAGGCCCTTAAAGGGACTTCTGATATAATTCTATATGGAGCTGGAGGGAATGTTCCAAGACAGGAACCTCCTATTTCTCGCAGTGCCAAATACGTCTTCTATAAGGACCCAAGATTTAAAGATGCTGTTTATGATGGGAGATGGCTCTCAGGAAAACCCCATGGCAG agGGATCCTAAAGTGGGCTGATGGAAGAATGTACTCAGGGACCTTCCGAACTGGACTGGAGGATGG GTATGGTGAATACAGAGTGCCAAATAAAGCCTTGAATAAAGATGACCACTACGTGGGGTACTGGAAGGAAGGCAAAATGTGTGGGCATGGAGTCTACAG ctATGCTACTGGTGAAGTATATGAAGGGTGCTTTCAGGATAATATGCGTCATGGCCACGGGCTGCTGCGCAGTGGGAAGCTTACCTCTTCCTCTCCCAGTATGTTCATTGGACAGTGGACAATGGATAAGAAGAGTGGTTATGGTGTTTTTGATGATATTACAAG aggagaaaagTATATGGGAATGTGGCAAGATGACCTTTGCCAAGGCAATGGTGTTGTAGTTACTCAATTTGGATTGTATTATGAAGGAGCCTTCAGCACTAATAAAATGATG GGGACTGGCATTCTGCTCTCTGAGGATGATACAGTTTATGAAGGGGAATTTTCGGATAACTGGACTCTGAGCGGAAAG TTgaatttttgttgtctttttttcaagGGAACACTGACCTTGCCAAATGGAGATTATATAGAAGGTCTCTTCAGTGGAGAATGGGGATCTGGAATAAAAATCACAGGAACCTACTTCAAACCTAGCTTATATGAGAGTGAGAAGGATAAGCCTAAAGCATT ACTAACTGATTGCTTTATTAGGCGGAAACTTGGAATCCTGGCAGTGCCTCCTGATGAAAAATGGAAGGCTGTGTTTGAAGAATGCTGGAACCAGCTTGGCTGTGAGAGCCCAGGCCAGGGTGATAGATGGAAGGCTTGGGACAACATAGCAGTGGCTCTGACCACCAACCGACGGCAACACAAGGACAG TCCAGAATTACTGAGCCGTTCTCATACTCAAACACTGGAAAGTCTAGAATTCATTCCGCAACACATTGGTGCCTTCACcttggaaaaatatgaaaatataaaaaaatatttgattaag GCATGTGATACTCCTCTCCATCCGTTGGGCAAGCTTGTGGAAACATTAGTAGCTGTCTACAGAATGACTTACGTTGGAGTGGGAGCTAATCGACGATTACTGCAGGAGGCAGTAAGAGAGATCAAGTCCTACCTCAAACGCATCTTCCAATTGGTTAG GTTCTTGTTCCCTGATCTTCCGGAAGAGGGCAGCACAATTCCATTTCAGCCGACGGAAGTGAAAGGAAGGCGTTCATTCTGCAGTGGGAAATCTGACTCCAGATCAGAATCACCTGAGCCAGG CTATGTGGTAACCAGTTTTGGCTTGCTACTCCCTGTACTACTGCCACGACTCTATCCACCTCTATTCATGTTATATGCCTTAGACAATGAGCGTGAGGAAGATGTTTACTGGGAGTGTGTCTTACgtctaaacaaacaaacagatatgGCACTTCTAAGTTTTCTTGGAGTGCAAGT GAAATTTTGGCCAGCAACTGTATCCATCCTTGGTGAGAGTAGAAAG
- the ALS2 gene encoding alsin isoform X2, producing MASQERSSEEAEGAKERGLVYTWRAGSCSITPERLPGLCGKTVLQAALGTNHGLLLTEGGEVYSFGKLPWRSGPEEFCANSPILENTLLGQHVITVAAGSFHNGAVTEGGVVYMWGNNSSGQCAVANQPYVPEPQPISISDSETSPLLSVRILQLACGEEHTLALSLSREIWAWGSGCQLGLITTTFPVTKPQKVEHLAGRVVLQIACGAYHSLALVQCLPVQEMKPIPERCNHCSQLLITMTDKEDHVIISDSHCCPLGVALADKQPENHAFCSSLENLEGKSVTGSESEDCKKPLVEEHALVALESDRASLLSSNNGQEDSGISSPGNILCADKKEVKEYLISLSDHTLNESLEKSICTGSEQPSQGEQIGACIPGPPGTSASALNSLVASCASAVGVRVAATYEAGALSLKKVMNFYGTPSNEPSPQPGSGSTGPEALKDSREEQVKLESMQGKKSSSLVDIREEESEGGSRRLSLPGLLSQVSPRLLRKVGRAKMRTVALTPTYSGEADALLPSLRTEVWSWGRGKDGQLGHGDVLPRLQPLCVKSLDGKEVIHISAGGHHSLALTAKSQVYSWGSNIFGQLGHTNSPTTVPRLAKVCGNGVWSTAAGSDYSLFLADEEDFQPGLYYCGQETTTDSLSESNCSKSPVLLLSCSKIGYISNVIAGGDNCLVLVDKNIMGYIASLHELASTERRFYFRLSEIKSQVLRPLLGLDNLGSANTIQLLQEMASRFSKLCYLIGQHGASLSSFLHGVKEARSLAILKHSSLFLDSYTEYCTSITNFLVMGGFMLLAKPAIDFLSKSQELLQKLSEYNEENLQLVDVLNALFFMPFGRLHDYARTLLKLATCFEVASPEYQKLQDSSSCYESLAVHLGRKRKEAEYTLSFWKTFPGKMTDSLRKPDRRLICESSNRGLSLQHAGRFSVNWFILFNDALVHAQFSTHHIFALSTLWVEALSEEAGNVNGLKITTPEEQFVLLSSTPQEKTKWLRAISQAVDQALKGTSDIILYGAGGNVPRQEPPISRSAKYVFYKDPRFKDAVYDGRWLSGKPHGRGILKWADGRMYSGTFRTGLEDGYGEYRVPNKALNKDDHYVGYWKEGKMCGHGVYSYATGEVYEGCFQDNMRHGHGLLRSGKLTSSSPSMFIGQWTMDKKSGYGVFDDITRGEKYMGMWQDDLCQGNGVVVTQFGLYYEGAFSTNKMMGTGILLSEDDTVYEGEFSDNWTLSGKLNFCCLFFKGTLTLPNGDYIEGLFSGEWGSGIKITGTYFKPSLYESEKDKPKALRKLGILAVPPDEKWKAVFEECWNQLGCESPGQGDRWKAWDNIAVALTTNRRQHKDSPELLSRSHTQTLESLEFIPQHIGAFTLEKYENIKKYLIKACDTPLHPLGKLVETLVAVYRMTYVGVGANRRLLQEAVREIKSYLKRIFQLVRFLFPDLPEEGSTIPFQPTEVKGRRSFCSGKSDSRSESPEPGYVVTSFGLLLPVLLPRLYPPLFMLYALDNEREEDVYWECVLRLNKQTDMALLSFLGVQVKFWPATVSILGESRKVSSNTKDACFASAVECLQQISTTFTPADKLKVIQQTFEEISQNVLESLQEDFLWSMDDLFPVFLYVVLRARIRNLGSEVHLIEDLMDPYLQHGEQGIMFTTLKACYYQIQHEKLT from the exons CTcagaagaggcagaaggagCCAAAGAGAGAGGCCTGGTCTATACCTGGAGGGCTGGTTCCTGCTCTATAACTCCAGAAAGGCTTCCAGGCCTCTGTGGAAAGACTGTACTGCAGGCAGCCCTTGGTACAAATCACGGCTTACTTCTAACAGAAG gTGGTGAGGTCTACAGTTTTGGAAAACTGCCCTGGAGATCAGGACCAGAGGAGTTCTGTGCTAATAGTCCCATTTTAGAAAATACCTTGCTTGGGCAGCATGTTATTACAGTGGCAGCTGGCAGCTTCCATAATGGAGCTGTGACAGAAGGTGGTGTGGTGTACATGTGGGGGAACAATTCTTCTGGACAGTGTGCAGTTGCTAATCAACCATATGTGCCAGAACCACAGCCTATCAGTATTTCTGATTCTGAAACCAGTCCTCTGCTATCAGTAAGGATTTTGCAGCTAGCGTGTGGAGAAGAACACACGCTGGCACTATCGCTAAGCAGAGAGATATGGGCTTGGGGGAGTGGCTGCCAGCTGGGCCTTATAACAACAACTTTCCCAGTGACAAAGCCACAGAAGGTAGAGCACCTGGCAGGACGTGTTGTGCTCCAGATTGCTTGTGGAGCCTACCACAGCCTGGCTCTGGTACAATGTCTCCCTGTGCAGGAGATGAAGCCTATTCCAGAGAGGTGCAATCATTGCAGTCAACTCCTCATTACCATGACAGACAAGGAAGATCATGTAATCATTTCTGATAGTCACTGTTGCCCACTGGGTGTAGCATTGGCTGATAAACAACCAGAAAACCATGCCTTCTGTTCTTCGTTGGAAAACCTGGAAGGAAAAAGTGTAACAGGCAGTGAGAGTGAAGACTGTAAGAAGCCTCTTGTGGAAGAGCATGCGCTCGTTGCTTTAGAGTCTGATAGAGCAAGTTTACTTTCCAGCAATAATGGACAAGAAGACAGTGGAATTTCTAGCCCTGGAAATATTCTGTGTGCTGacaaaaaagaagtgaaagagtACTTAATCAGTTTATCTGATCACACGTTAAATGAGAGCCTGGAGAAAAGTATCTGCACAGGATCTGAGCAG cctTCTCAAGGAGAACAAATTGGTGCTTGTATCCCTGGTCCTCCAGGTACAAGTGCATCTGCCTTAAACAGCCTGGTGGCCTCTTGTGCATCAGCAGTCGGTGTGAGAGTAGCTGCTACATATGAGGCTGGAGCGTTGTCTCTGAAGAAAGTAATGAACTTCTATGGTACACCTTCAAATGAACCAAGCCCTCAGCCTGGCAGTGGTTCCACAGGGCCTGAAGCTCTGAAAGACAGTCGAGAAGAGCAGGTCAAACTGGAATCAATGCAGGGGAAGAAGAGTTCCAGTTTAGTAGATATTAGAGAGGAGGAATCAGAAGGAGGAAGTAGAAGACTTTCCCTGCCTGGCCTGTTATcacaag tttctcctAGGCTCTTACGGAAGGTAGGACGGGCAAAAATGAGGACTGTAGCTCTCACTCCAACCTACAGTGGTGAGGCAGATGCTCTTTTACCGTCTCTAAGAACAGAGGTATGGAgctggggaagggggaaggatgGACAGCTAGGACATGGTGATGTTCTACCAAG GCTTCAGCCACTGTGTGTGAAAAGTTTAGATGGTAAAGAAGTGATTCACATCTCTGCTGGCGGTCATCATTCCTTAGCACTCACTGCCAAATCCCAG GTGTATTCATGGGGTAGTAACATTTTTGGTCAGCTTGGTCATACGAACTCCCCAACAACAGTCCCTCGACTTGCAaag GTGTGTGGTAATGGTGTTTGGAGTACAGCAGCAGGATCAGATTATTCTCTCTTCTTAGCAGATGAGGAAGACTTCCAACCTGGATTATATTATTGTGGTCAAGAGACAACAACAGATAGTTTGAGTGAAAGTAATTGTAGTAAGAGTCCAGTTTTGTTACTATCCTGTAGTAAG ataGGATATATAAGCAATGTGATAGCTGGTGGAGACAACTGTTTGGTCCTGGTAGACAAAAACATAATGGGGTATATTGCCAGTTTGCATGAGTTGGCTTCTACTGAGAGAAGGTTTTATTTCAGACTGAGTGAGATCAAATCTCAGGTTCTTAGACCTCTTCTAGGTTTAG ATAATTTGGGCAGTGCAAATACGATCCAGTTGTTGCAAGAAATGGCAAGCAGGTTCAGCAAGCTATGCTATCTCATTGGTCAACATGGGGCTTCCTTAAGTAGCTTCCTTCATGGAGTTAAAGAAGCCAGGAGTTTGGCCATCCTGAAGCATTCCAGTCTCTTTTTGGATAGTTACACTGA GTACTGTACTTCAATAACAAATTTCCTTGTAATGGGAGGATTTATGCTTCTCGCAAAGCCTGCAAT AGACTTCTTGAGTAAAAGTCAGGAGCTGTTACAGAAATTGTCTGAGTACAATGAGGAAAACCTGCAGCTAGTGGATGTTCTAAATGCTCTGTTTTTCATGCCGTTTGGACGACTTCATGATTATGCCAGAACCTTGCTAAAGCTTGCCACGTGTTTTGAAGTG GCATCTCCAGAATACCAGAAGCTACAAGATTCTAGCTCTTGTTATGAGAGCCTTGCTGTCCATCTtggcagaaaaaggaaagaagcgGAGTACACACTTAGCTTCTGGAAGACGTTTCCTGGGAAAATGACG GATTCTTTGCGGAAGCCAGACCGTCGTTTAATCTGTGAAAGCAGCAACAGGGGGTTGTCCCTACAGCATGCTGGAAGATTCTCTGTGAACTGGTTTATCCTCTTTAATGATGCTCTGGTGCACGCTCAG ttttcaaCACACCATATTTTTGCCTTGTCCACACTGTGGGTAGAAGCTCTTTCAGAAGAAGCTGGTAATGT GAATGGATTGAAGATTACAACACCAGAAGAAcagtttgttctgctttcttcaaCACCACAGGAAAAG ACTAAGTGGCTGAGGGCAATAAGTCAAGCAGTGGATCAGGCCCTTAAAGGGACTTCTGATATAATTCTATATGGAGCTGGAGGGAATGTTCCAAGACAGGAACCTCCTATTTCTCGCAGTGCCAAATACGTCTTCTATAAGGACCCAAGATTTAAAGATGCTGTTTATGATGGGAGATGGCTCTCAGGAAAACCCCATGGCAG agGGATCCTAAAGTGGGCTGATGGAAGAATGTACTCAGGGACCTTCCGAACTGGACTGGAGGATGG GTATGGTGAATACAGAGTGCCAAATAAAGCCTTGAATAAAGATGACCACTACGTGGGGTACTGGAAGGAAGGCAAAATGTGTGGGCATGGAGTCTACAG ctATGCTACTGGTGAAGTATATGAAGGGTGCTTTCAGGATAATATGCGTCATGGCCACGGGCTGCTGCGCAGTGGGAAGCTTACCTCTTCCTCTCCCAGTATGTTCATTGGACAGTGGACAATGGATAAGAAGAGTGGTTATGGTGTTTTTGATGATATTACAAG aggagaaaagTATATGGGAATGTGGCAAGATGACCTTTGCCAAGGCAATGGTGTTGTAGTTACTCAATTTGGATTGTATTATGAAGGAGCCTTCAGCACTAATAAAATGATG GGGACTGGCATTCTGCTCTCTGAGGATGATACAGTTTATGAAGGGGAATTTTCGGATAACTGGACTCTGAGCGGAAAG TTgaatttttgttgtctttttttcaagGGAACACTGACCTTGCCAAATGGAGATTATATAGAAGGTCTCTTCAGTGGAGAATGGGGATCTGGAATAAAAATCACAGGAACCTACTTCAAACCTAGCTTATATGAGAGTGAGAAGGATAAGCCTAAAGCATT GCGGAAACTTGGAATCCTGGCAGTGCCTCCTGATGAAAAATGGAAGGCTGTGTTTGAAGAATGCTGGAACCAGCTTGGCTGTGAGAGCCCAGGCCAGGGTGATAGATGGAAGGCTTGGGACAACATAGCAGTGGCTCTGACCACCAACCGACGGCAACACAAGGACAG TCCAGAATTACTGAGCCGTTCTCATACTCAAACACTGGAAAGTCTAGAATTCATTCCGCAACACATTGGTGCCTTCACcttggaaaaatatgaaaatataaaaaaatatttgattaag GCATGTGATACTCCTCTCCATCCGTTGGGCAAGCTTGTGGAAACATTAGTAGCTGTCTACAGAATGACTTACGTTGGAGTGGGAGCTAATCGACGATTACTGCAGGAGGCAGTAAGAGAGATCAAGTCCTACCTCAAACGCATCTTCCAATTGGTTAG GTTCTTGTTCCCTGATCTTCCGGAAGAGGGCAGCACAATTCCATTTCAGCCGACGGAAGTGAAAGGAAGGCGTTCATTCTGCAGTGGGAAATCTGACTCCAGATCAGAATCACCTGAGCCAGG CTATGTGGTAACCAGTTTTGGCTTGCTACTCCCTGTACTACTGCCACGACTCTATCCACCTCTATTCATGTTATATGCCTTAGACAATGAGCGTGAGGAAGATGTTTACTGGGAGTGTGTCTTACgtctaaacaaacaaacagatatgGCACTTCTAAGTTTTCTTGGAGTGCAAGT GAAATTTTGGCCAGCAACTGTATCCATCCTTGGTGAGAGTAGAAAG